Genomic DNA from Nocardioides aquaticus:
ACGTCAGCGGGCAGGCCTACGACGGGCTGCGCCGTGACCTCGCCCAGCTGGCCGCCGAGGCCGGACGACGCCGCCCCCGCCGCGAGGTGGCGGTCGCGCTGGCCGACCTGATCCTGGCCGACCTGGTCCTGGCCGACCTGCCCGCGGACGAGAACGCCCACGGGTTGCTGCGCCACGCGCGGGACGACCTCGCGCACGGCCGGCCGGCCCGTCCGCCGCACTGATGTGGACGGATCTGCGGATGTGTTGAAGTCCAGGACGGGTGTCGGCCCGGCTCCCTAGACTCCCGCCGTGGAACGGCCCCGGACCCCGGTGACCCGCCGGCGCGAGGCCCTCGCCCTGGCGGCGCTCGCGCTGCTCACCTTCGCGCTGAGCCTGCTGGCCCGCTCCACCGCCAGCGACACCGACCACGCCCTGGTCTGGCCGCTCGCCGGCTTCGTCGTGCTCTGGCTGCTGCACCGTGGTCCGCGCGCCGGTGTCGTCGACGCCGTCGCCGTCGCGGTGCCGGCCGGGGCCGCGCTCGCCTGGACCGGGCTCGGCGCGGTCGAGTCCGCCCTCGGCGGGGTCGCGGTGCTGGTGCAGCCGCTGGTCACCGTCGCGCTGGTCCGGCGTCTCGCGCCCGGCCTGGCCCGCCCCCGTGGTGAGCGGGAGTCGATCGCCTCGCTCTCGGTGCTGGCCGGACTGGCGCTCGCGCTGGTCGGTGGCGTGCTGGCCACGGCAGCGGTGCTGGTCCTGCTCGAGGTGGTCGGCGGCGCCGGCCTCTCCTGGTCGGTGGGCCTGCTGTGGGTGGTGCGCGACCTGACCGGGGCGTTCGTGGCTGTGTCGGTGGGAATGGTCGCCTCCCAGCACCGCACCGGCGGGCGGGCCCGGGGGCCTGCGGGCCGGCTGCACCGCGGCACGCGCCTGGAGCTCGTCGGGGTGCTGGGCCTGTCGACCGCGATCTTCGCCACCACGTTCGTCTACGAGGGTCTGCCGCTGTCCTTCCCGCTGCTGATCGCCACCGGCTGGCTCGGCCTGCGCTTCGACATGCTGGTCACGACCGCCCACACCGCCGTCTTCGGCGCCGCCATCACCGCCGCGACGCTGTTCGGTCAGGGACCGTTCGCCGACGCCGGGACACCGGTGGAGTCGGCGTCCTTCGTCCAGTTCTTCGTCCTGCTGATGGGGGCCGCCGGCCTCGTGGTCAGCGCCGAGCGCGCCCAGGTGCACGTCCTCAACGAGGAGCTGCGTCAGGCCGCGGCCGCCAACCGGGACCAGGCCGACCTGCTGCAGGAGATGATCGACGCGATGACCGAGGGCGTCATGGTCGTCGACGACGCCGGGGAGGTGCTGGCCAGCAACCCGGCGCTCGACCGGCTGCTCGGGGTCGGGGCGGGACGGCGTACCGAGCGGCTCCAGGGCCTGATGGCGTTCCGTCTCGACGGGACCCGGATGCTCGAGGACGAGCGGCCGTCACGCCGCGCGCTGGCCGGCGAGCGGGTGGTGCGCGAGCAGGTGCTCTACCGAGCGGAGGGTCGCCCGGACCGCGTCCTGGCCGCCACCGCGCTGCCGCTGCCCGACCACGACCGGACCGGGCGGCGTCGCGCGATGATCCTGATCGAGGACGTCACCGTCGAGCACGACCGCCGCGCCGACCTGGTCACCTTCGCCCAGATGGTGGCCCACGACCTGCGCAACCCGCTGAGCGGCATCCTGGGGTGGACCGGGCTGGCCGCGCGGCGTTTGGAGGAGACCCAGGAGGTCCCGTCGGCCGAGCTCGGCGGTTACCTGCGGCGCACGGGCGACGCCGCCCGCCGGATGGACGACCTGATCGAGCACCTGCTGGACCGGGCCACCCGCGACGTGGAGCCGCACGACGAGGAGGTCGACCTCGGCGAGGTGCTCCTGCGGGTGGCCCGTGAGCGGGGTGTCGGATCCCTGGTCGAGGTCGCCAGCGTGCCCGTCCTGCGCGCCGACCCCGGGATGCTGCACCAGCTGGTCGACAACCTGCTCGCGAACGCGGTGAAGTTCGCCCGCCCCGGCGTCGCGCACGCGATCCACTGCACCAGCCGGATGGCCGACGGGGGTGTGGTCGTCTCGATCACCGACAACGGTCGCGGCGTGCCGGCCGGCCAGCACGAGCAGATCTTCGCCGAGGGCCACCGTGGCCATCCCAGCCTCGTGGACGGCACCGGCCTCGGCCTCTCGGTCTGCCGTCGGATCGCGGGGCGTCACGGCGGCACGATCCGCGCGGTCGACAACCCCGACGGTCCCGGGGCGGTGCTGGAGATCGTGATGCCGATGGAGCGGGTGATCTCGCTCCCGCAGCGTCACGCGGACCACGCCGCCAGCAGTCCTGCCGAGACCACCCACATCGTGGCGCCGTCGATGGAGCGCGAGAACCCCGGCCGCTGAGCGACCCGTGGTGGGGGCCTCAGTCCCTGACCCACAGCACTCCGCAGAGCGCCATCCCGACGAGCCAGGCCCCCACGATCGGCAGGTCGCCGAGGTGCAGCCCGTGGTTGCCGAACCCGACGATCACCTGGACGTCCCGTGTGGCCGCCGAGGGCTCGACGCTGAGGCCGGCGAGCAGCAGGCCGGTGAGGAGCAGCGCCGCAGCGAGGGCGACGGAACGGATCGTGGACACCGGGCGCACCCTACGACCGTCCTCCCGTGGGATCGCGCCAGCAGCACCGGGTGTGACGAGTCTCCCGCGCGGCTGATTAGGCCGCTGACCTGCGTACCCGTAAAGTGAAGAGCGCGATGGCGGCCCCATCCGTTCTGCCTCGGGCCGCGCACCACACGTCGTCCCCCGAGCGTCGCGGCCACCCAGCACCACTGCTGGGACCAGGATCCGCGCCGGGCAGGACACCCAGCCGATCGAGAGCGAGACAGCGGCGCCCTGCGCCGCCTGCCCCCATGAGCACTTCCTTTTCTGACTTCGACCTTCCCCGCCCCGTCCTGGACGTCCTCACCGGCGCCGGCGTCACGGAGCCCTTCCCCATCCAGTCCGCCACGCTGCCCGACAGCCTGGCCGGGCGTGACGTCCTCGGCCGCGGCCGCACGGGCTCGGGCAAGACCTACGCCTTCCTGCTGCCGCTGGTGACCCGCCTGCACCAGTCCACCAGCAAGCGGACCCCGAAGCGTCCCCGCGCGCTGATCCTGGCCCCCACCCGCGAGCTGGCCACCCAGATCCACGAGGCGATGGCCCCGATGGCGCAGGCCCTCGGCCTGAAGACGACCACCATCTTCGGTGGCGTCGGCGCCAACCCCCAGATCCAGGCTCTCCGCAACGGCGTCGACGTCGTCGTCGCCTGCCCCGGCCGGCTGGCCGACCACGTCCGCTCGGGTCACTGCGACCTCGGCGCCGTGGAGATCACCATCCTCGACGAGGCCGACCACATGGCCGACCTCGGCTTCCTGCCCGAGGTCAAGCGCCTGCTCGACAAGACCCCCGAGAAGGGCCAGCGGATGCTCTTCTCCGCCACCCTCGACGGCGGCGTCGACGTGATCGTCAAGCGCTACCTGCACAGCCCGGTCACCCACAGCGTGGACACCGCGCAGTCCCCGGTCGCCTCGATCGACCACCAGGTGCTGCACGTCGGCGCCAACGACCGGCTCGCCGTGATCACCGACCTGGCCGCCGCGCCGGGCCGCACGATCATCTTCACGCGCACCAAGCACGGCGCCAAGCAGCTGACCAAGAAGCTCAACCAGGTCGGCGTGGCCTCGGTCGAGCTGCACGGCAACCTGTCGCAGGGTGCCCGCACCCGCAACCTCGAGGCGTTCTCCACCGGCGCCGCGCAGACCATGGTCGCCACCGACATCGCCGCCCGCGGCATCCACGTCGACGACGTGGCCCTCGTGGTCCACGCCGACCCGCCGGTCGAGCACAAGGCCTACCTGCACCGCTCGGGCCGTACGGCGCGCGCCGGTGCCGCCGGCACCGTGGTCACCGTGATGACCGACGCCCAGGTCGGCGACGTGCGCCAGCTGACCCGCAAGGCCGGCATCAAGGCCACCACGACCAAGGTCGTCCCCGGCCACGCCGTGCTCACCACGATCGCCCCGGGCGAGCGCGAGTACGCCTCCGCGCCGGTCACCCCGGTCGCGGCCCCGGCCGAGCAGTCCCGCGGTGGCGGCGGTGGTGGTCGCTCCGGTGGCGGCGGTCGTCGTCGCTCCGGCGGTGGCGGCGGTCGCCCCCAGGGTGGCGGCTCCGGCGGTGCCCGCTCCGGCGGCCAGGGAGGTGGCCGCTCCGGCGGTGCCCGCTCCGGTGGCGGTCGCGGCGGCTCGTCGCGCACCTCGGGTGGCGGCTCCAGCGTCGTCTACTCCTCGGGCCGCTGACCCTCACCTAGCTCCACAGACAGCACGACGCCCGGTCCGCCTCACGGCGGGCCGGGCGTCGTCGCGTTCCAGGGCGGTCCTACCCGGCGACGGGGCGCAGCTGGTAAGTGCCCTCCGACCGCAGCAGGTCGCGGGACCAGAAGCGGCCGCCACGGTCCGGCTCGGTCGCCGCCAGCGTGTCCACCGACACCGGCACGTCGGGGACGCACCGGTAGGGCACCGAGGTGCTGACCACGTCCCCGTCCGAGACCCTGGTGACCAGGCCGCGGCAGAGCTTGTCGTCGCCGTCCTCCCCGAACCGCCCGGCCGCGCCGGAACGGCGCTCCCCGGGGCTGGGGGAGAACCGCACGGCGCCCCCGACGGTGTCCGACCCGTAGACGACCGTGACGACCTGGTCGAACCTCGTCGAGCCGGTGACCCTGCGCAGCTGCACCGCCACGTCGATCTCCCGGTTCGCGTCGTCCTGGACGATCTGGACGGAGCCGAGGTCGATGCTGCGCCGCTGCCGGTCGGACAGGCCGTCCTTCCTGGTGATCTTCACGTCACCGGCCCCGTCGGTGGCCTGGTACGACGGCGGCACCCCGAGAGCGGCGCTGGGCGTCGTCGAGGCCCCGGTGAGGCCGGCGGCGAGCGCCAGGCCGAGCGCGGCGGCCGTCGTACGGGAGCGGGTGGTGCGGGTCATCGTGGTCGTCCTTGTCGTCCTTGTCGTCGTGGCGCCGATCGAGCCGGCCCCAGTGGTCTGCGCATCGTGGGCCCTGGAGGGGCCGGTGGCTACGGGACGCGCCGGTGGTCTGGTCAGCGGTCGCCGAAGCGCGCCCACGCCGGGAGTGCGTCGGCGTACGCCGCGGCGAGGTCGGCGTCGCGGGTGACGGTCCAGTCGATCCGGCCGCCGGTCTCCGGCTCGTCCTTGTCCCACTCGAACCAGTTGACCATCTTGATCCCGGGCAGCTCCTCGACCAGGGCGGGGTCCCACACCTGCGACCACCAGGCCTCCTTCACGGCCCGCTCGGAGGGACCCGGCCCGCCGGGGACGTAGAGCGCGGCGGTCTCCGTGATCGAGACCGGATTGCCGTGGCCCACGGCGTACGCGGCGTAGAAGTCGGGCACGACCTGCTCCTGGGTGCCG
This window encodes:
- a CDS encoding ATP-binding protein yields the protein MERPRTPVTRRREALALAALALLTFALSLLARSTASDTDHALVWPLAGFVVLWLLHRGPRAGVVDAVAVAVPAGAALAWTGLGAVESALGGVAVLVQPLVTVALVRRLAPGLARPRGERESIASLSVLAGLALALVGGVLATAAVLVLLEVVGGAGLSWSVGLLWVVRDLTGAFVAVSVGMVASQHRTGGRARGPAGRLHRGTRLELVGVLGLSTAIFATTFVYEGLPLSFPLLIATGWLGLRFDMLVTTAHTAVFGAAITAATLFGQGPFADAGTPVESASFVQFFVLLMGAAGLVVSAERAQVHVLNEELRQAAAANRDQADLLQEMIDAMTEGVMVVDDAGEVLASNPALDRLLGVGAGRRTERLQGLMAFRLDGTRMLEDERPSRRALAGERVVREQVLYRAEGRPDRVLAATALPLPDHDRTGRRRAMILIEDVTVEHDRRADLVTFAQMVAHDLRNPLSGILGWTGLAARRLEETQEVPSAELGGYLRRTGDAARRMDDLIEHLLDRATRDVEPHDEEVDLGEVLLRVARERGVGSLVEVASVPVLRADPGMLHQLVDNLLANAVKFARPGVAHAIHCTSRMADGGVVVSITDNGRGVPAGQHEQIFAEGHRGHPSLVDGTGLGLSVCRRIAGRHGGTIRAVDNPDGPGAVLEIVMPMERVISLPQRHADHAASSPAETTHIVAPSMERENPGR
- a CDS encoding DEAD/DEAH box helicase: MSTSFSDFDLPRPVLDVLTGAGVTEPFPIQSATLPDSLAGRDVLGRGRTGSGKTYAFLLPLVTRLHQSTSKRTPKRPRALILAPTRELATQIHEAMAPMAQALGLKTTTIFGGVGANPQIQALRNGVDVVVACPGRLADHVRSGHCDLGAVEITILDEADHMADLGFLPEVKRLLDKTPEKGQRMLFSATLDGGVDVIVKRYLHSPVTHSVDTAQSPVASIDHQVLHVGANDRLAVITDLAAAPGRTIIFTRTKHGAKQLTKKLNQVGVASVELHGNLSQGARTRNLEAFSTGAAQTMVATDIAARGIHVDDVALVVHADPPVEHKAYLHRSGRTARAGAAGTVVTVMTDAQVGDVRQLTRKAGIKATTTKVVPGHAVLTTIAPGEREYASAPVTPVAAPAEQSRGGGGGGRSGGGGRRRSGGGGGRPQGGGSGGARSGGQGGGRSGGARSGGGRGGSSRTSGGGSSVVYSSGR